A region of the Megalops cyprinoides isolate fMegCyp1 chromosome 21, fMegCyp1.pri, whole genome shotgun sequence genome:
CGTCTTCGTCAACTACGACCAGGGCAAGAGGATCGTCTACCTCAACGTCACAGTAAGCAGCTTATTCTGCTCTGATTTCAGCCTGCTTGTCAGAGTTACGGAAAagattaatcatttaaaaagcagggACGgtgtttaatatgaaaaaataaaacctagGGAAAGTATCTGTTTGGACACAATGTAATGTTCCTGTTGACCTTGTATGCTGAGGTCTATTCAACTAAATGCTTTTGCTTGGGGTTTAACTTTAAGATTCTGATAACCGCTTTCAGGAGATTTCACGCTCTAATTATTAAGCTAGATGACAACTGTAAGATGAAGTATTGGTAATTTTTCAGAACACGGCCCCAGCTATCCCTGAAGTGCAGGCTTTACTACATTGTTACTTTATCGGCAGTGGAAGAATTTTACTCGACTTCTCTGCCAGCTGAATCAGCAAACCGGACAGATGTTTATATTGTTGATGTGTTGTTGTTAATAGGCGTATAACGTACAATTCCCATGTCTGTGTTtccaggcagtgtgctgtgccgGATTTATTGGTTAATTTTGTACTGTTTTCAGTCAGTGGCAGTAATGTCAGTGCATCTCTCCGGTTGCAGAACACTTTGAACATCACCAATAATAACTACTACTCCGTGGAGGTGGCCAACATCACCGCACAGGTGCAGTTCTCCAAGACAGTGATCGGGAAGTCCCGTGTGAGCAATGTCACCACCATCAGGCCCCTGGACATGCAGCAGGTGAGCTCCACACGGCACGGGTGTCCTGGCCCAGGTCCCTCTGTGGTGTTAGCAAGGAGCACCCCCCAGGCCTGCTCTCTGAGGGCCTGTAGGAAGAAGCTCCCTCAGTCCTTGCCCCCTCAGCGGAAGAGCTGTCCCCATATGTGATGTCAGGTCGTACCTTCACACCAGAACATAAGGACAGCCTGCATCAGGCCTGAACGTTCTGAATAATGGTGTTCTGTCATTAGTATAactgtctctttctgtttgcGTTCCCCAGATCGACTACATGGTTCCCACCATTATAGCAGATGAAATGAGCTACATGTAGTAAGTATTCCCTCCAGAGTTTTGCAGTCAGTGATTTCCACCAATGACCTGTGAGTCCAAGCGGGAACCAGCCAACTCTGACCAATCCCGTGTGCTTCCTCTTTCAGCGACTACTGCACCCTGCAGACCATCAAAGTGCACAACATCGTGGTCATGATGCAGTAAGTACAGCCTGTTCcatctgacactgacactgagaaaaGCGTAAGAGACCCACCTTTGTTTTTCTGCCTCCGAGACACAGTGGGTCTCTGAAAGCCTTGGTTTTAGGCCACCAGACCACTGAACTCCATTAGATCTGGAGCTGTTCCAGTACAGCTACTCTAGTTCTAAAAGAACACAGTGTTATTGTGGGGTCACAAGGGTTAaagctacacacacataccttccACACCAATGGGTAATTTTCGCCACGGGGCTTCTCTGTTTGGTAAACTGCCTGGCACGCTGTGATACCTGTCTTGCAGCTCGCTGACTCTCAGCATGCCGGGACAGGAGTAGCTTCACCACCCTCACAGACCAGCCTCTGGGCCCATGTGACCCACCCACCTAAAATCCTGAGCTTTATGATTCTGGAGTTTGCACACAGTGTGACGGTCACTTCTGTTGGAAAATGAAATAGCGGTATCTGCTTTGTAAGACATGTGAGTCAGTAGTAATTGCAGGCGTGTCATTGGTGAAATGCATGTGGATGTATGGCTGGGGGAGTCCTCAGTGTCACACAGTGCCCTGCACACAgtcaccccatcccccccccccccactgccagACACCCATTGTGCGACCGTATACCCATCTATGCTCTAATGTCGTCTCCAGGGTGACGGTTACCACGGCATACTTTGGGCATGCGGAGCAGGTCTCCCAGGAGATGTACCAGTACGTGGACTGCGGGGGGAACACCACTTCCCTGCACGGGCGGCCCAAGGTGTCGAACATCCTGCCACCCCCTGAgtaacaccccacccccaccccctcccccaccccccccgggAGGAAGCCCACGGCCTGCATGGCTGTCCCTCTGGAAGGTAGCCCTCCTGTCTGGGTCCCCGGGCTCCACCCCGTTCACTTTGGGAGGAAAAGCAACAAAGATCTCCTGTTTCAAACGCCATACGTGTCTGTGTTTTAGGTGACCATGGAGCAAAATGTAAGGTGCCAATATACAGAGATGCTGTGAAGCATTAAAGGTGAAAGAGAATGAGAATTTTGGGGATTTATGgatgggaggaggagggattTTCCCCAACTCTGGCAACATCTTGCCATGTGTTTTTAAGAAGGACATTTAAAAGGGAATAAAAGCACTTTAGAGGGTAATAGTTACTTCAGCAAACAGATTATATTACAGAGTAAAACCAGCCAGAAGGTTCTGATACCACTGAAACACTGCAGCGTACCACTTTCAGTGGGGTCTGTATATAGAATaggtttctttttaaactgtggTGAAGTTCTCGCATCTCTCCGATGTCTTTCAAGCAACCAAAAACTATACTTTGTTTTTGACGCTCCTCATTTCAGACATCACTTGAAGTCATTGTAGTTGTTATGACAGTAGTTACCTTACCTCATTCTCCTTCAGTAGGTACCAGTGGCACATGTGTAATGCACCACATCTCCTCTAGGGGGCAGGTATTCTGCATTGCTGGTTAGCTCTGGATTCTGGACTGTGGCAAATGCCACAGAGAAACCTTTAAACAAAATGGAAGGCTTTAACTAGACGTTATGATCCTCTCTGTGGATGATCACTTCATAAATCTTAAATCTGATAATGCTACACCAGCTCTTTGTAATGAAGTTTATGACAATGTCTGCTCCTGGTGTACGAGCCGTGGTGCAATTCAAATGCAACCATCCCTAATAAGGGGGGGCTGGTTGTTTGTATACTGTAAGATACCATAACCATAACAATTGTTCAGAGGTAGCGGAATTGCCTACAATAGACAAACATCCCTTGTGAATGTGTTCCAGGGCCATGTTAAATTCAAGGCTGTAGTGTACAGTGGGAAATGCCCGCTAGAGATTCATAACCCCATGAGCTTggagctccccctgctggataTTTCTTGCTCATGCAGTTTTACagggcttttttattttttgtattaagtTCTGAGCTCAGTGCTTTCTATCCACATTTCAACACCCTGTTGAATTTGGCCATAAATCAAGTTCACAGAAAACATTccatctctttgtacattttatttttccccatatTTTCAGGTCACAAAACCTTGTTGGGGTTTTCTGAAAAGggaatgcaaaaaaatcaaacccaaCCTGGTACACATATCAGAATAATTAGATTTCTTTAGGAGAACTTGAATTAATTTAATCTTCAATGTTTTAATAATCACGTGTTTAATACTTCATTTTTACCCATATTCTTTCTACAAAGGTTGTGGGGAacttaacattttttaaacatttttaatgaaatttgcAAGAATACATTTCTAAGAAGTTGGTTTAAACCCGTCTACTTCTTTGGCGTAGTAGATTTAGATTTAATCagatatgtatgtaaatgtatggaCACCTTAAGGTTGTTTGATTATCATGCTTTATGATTCAAAATTGCACTTTGAAGGAGTGAATACTTTGATCTGggactgtttctctgtcttctgGTCAATCAGTTAGCCAGACCTCAGTTGAAAACTCTAGTATACAGTCTGTgcagttgtttgttttcttgtttattttgggGGTTTTTTGCACGTTTTACCACAGGTAGTTGACTGTGGGAATGtggtgtgatgtcacttcctgttttttttaaaccaatccGGATTGTAACTGACTGAGGGTGCAGGGACTGCAATGAAGGGTGTCCTAAGCTACATTAACATGGTGTTACATATGTAGTTTCCCAGTTTAGATTTCTCTCGGTATCTGTATTCATCATGTACTGATTAATATAAAGCTGTTCTATGAAGTCGTCTTTGTTTTGCAGTggagaaaaaacattaaaataatttcaagacCAACTTGTCTTAGTGTTGTGTAATGGCAGCGTCACACAGGAGAACACGGAGCTGAAATACAGAGTATTTCTCAAAAGTGCCTCAGCATTTCTCagacatgagagagagggaccagGTCATGCCAGAAAGTAAAGTTTTGAGAGTCAGCCTCAGAGTGAATTCACCTGGATGGATGCATTGGTATCAGCCTGGCAGAAGGGACAGGAGAAATGGCCCTTTCTCTAATCAGTTTCTCAGGTTTGTcactgaagagaaaataaatccaACTCTGTTTAGCATCTCATTCGGCTACAAGAGGAAGTGGTGCCGTAAGAGGTGGTTGTCTTTTTCATTAcatctttgtcatttagcaggcgctcttatccagagcgaccgACAgctttacccatttatacagctggatatttactgaggtgattttgggtacgttgcccaagggtacaacagcagtgccccggcggggaatcaaaccagcatccttatggttacaaggcctgctgCTTGCCACCACGCTGTGCTCCTTTTAGAGGTAAGTTCAGTTAGACCACCCCCTTGTTTCAGCCACGGTTCTTTTGAGCATTTAATTACCCAGAATGTGGGCACTGAAGGGGGACTCGGTGTGCAACGGGCAGGGTGAGGATATGTGTGACCCAGAATCTTAAATGGGAAAAGGTCGACCCCCATGACAGaccatccctccctccacccccccccccaccccccccccccccaacctgaacccccccccccccccccccccggggacGGTGCCTCTGTGGTTTCCTTGCAGCTCTGCACTGCTGTTAATTTCTGCAtctctttctcacttttttGCTAGATGTCACGCctcataattatttttctttgtctttgtctctgtgtgttatctgggtgttcatttattttgtaccGTTGTGTGGCCTCGCTCTGGCACCAGAATTGTCCTGAGTAGAAATGGTTCAGTACAAAATGCAGGCCCCGGTTTCACCATCTTGTCTCATAGCAGCGTGCAGACGAAGCACAAACTCATTTATGACTGTGGATTTTAATCTCCTGCCAGCGGCTCAGAGAGAGGGTACTGGAGAGGTTCAGCATGGCACTGGGTCTCAGTCATGTCTTGTTagtttataattattatttatgcaaaatattatGTTTCGTCATAGGTATAACTCCTCCAGCTCAGTGGGATGCGCTTGTTGAGCGGAGGGGTTGAGGCAGCGTGTGGTGGAGGTGTGAGTGGGTTGATGCCAGAGCGCGTACTCTCTCCGATCGTATCCCTCCACCACGCGCCatgcgtctgtctgtctttttcccctGAATAGAGGATGTTAGGAGATAAAATCTGGCTAGATAAGCAATTACCAAAGCTACCGAGAGAGCAAAGCTCCTGGTCTCAAGGTCCTGCTGATAGGGCTTCCACTGTAATGCTGAATTATTAAGAGTTCCAGGAACTCGTTAGCACGCCGTTTAGGGAGATTGTGTGGGTGCCATGGGGGGGACTTTGGAACAGACGTGGACGGGGGGTTGAGGGAGCACACGTCTGCTGTAATCGGAGGAAAGGGCGTGCATGCTGGAATGGCGGTTCCTGCGAACTCCAGAGAACCTACGCTGCCTGTCTGAGGGCAGGGGGATTGATGATTGCTCTTAGGGCAGCCGAGACTCCACACCCTCCAAGAGAAATGAATCGGTGATAACGAGGCGTTCAGTGATTAGAGGTGCACATGCAGGAAGAGGAGTCTGGGacagtgtgctgtctgtctggtgCCCAGGCTGGAGATCTCCAAGAGTGTGTGGGCAAtctcattaaattacattacgttacattatattcattcagcagacgctcttatccagagcgacttccatcacaagagaacagaagtgtattgattcaagttgaatgaccagcagcgtcagaccaggctaacagcactcccagaccagtgagagtgAGTATAACACTACTCAAGCCCTAcctcaagttaacttgtgcaacccgACTAGAGAGTccctagatcacagaatccaaaacacattgtgatactacacaCATCTCCCGGCCAGGGCAGACGGAGTGTAGGGATCAGGGTGTATGTTAGAACTAGGTCTCAGGTTCTGTAAGGTTTGTTCACTTAGCAACTGAAGTTTCATGGCTGTTTTCTTCTGCAGTTCTACCGGTACTGCATGCTAGCACAGGGATGCAAGGTTGTATATGAAGATGTAATGATGAAGGCGCTGCCGCAAAGCGTGGTTTGGGTTTATAGCAGCTAGGGGTTGCTTTTGGAGCAGGTGGCCCCTGTACAAACATGGCTGGGTGCACTTTAACTGGACAGACACAGGTACACTCGGACAGCACATGCTCGGAGTTGCCAAATAGTATTTAAGGTCTTGTTAGCCAGGGAGCTTTTCTTGATGTTATCAAGaggaatacatttattttagttacataataaataaacactggGCAGTTAAGAAGTACTGTAATTACTGTTAAGTTGCCCTAAAAATACCAGGTCATCTGAAGAGTGGGGAACTTGCAGACTGGCACAGGCTAGGTGCAGGCTAGAGAAATGCATTGAGGGGAGGTGTCCACTATAGCTACCTGAAACCAGGTACAAGAAAGCAGGAGAAAAGGTCCTCAGAAAGGGATTCTGTTTCTCATTGTTTCATTGGCTGTATCTCTGTTTCTCCACGTTGTCTCTCTTCTCTGAGGGGAGTGTGAGGGGAGTGGGGTTCAAACCCATCTCCTGCTGGTACCCGATTGTGTGGATTTTAAATGACTGTGGTACGGGGCttataaaactgaaatcatAATACCAACTTTAAAAAAACCATAAACACCGAGCCAAAACAGAGCCAGCAGGACTGCGTTTGAGTTCATTTATGTGGCAGAGTTCAGAGCAGCCATGAacattttttcttgtctgagagagtgagagatatttgtgtgtatctgtgtgtatgaaagagagagtgaaagagaaaatgtgtgtgtctagGTGAGAGGGAttaatacatgtgtgtgtgtgtgtgtgtgtgcgtgcatgcgtgtgtgagagcgagagcaagagtgagagggagtgtgtgtgtgtgtgtgcgtctgtgtgagagggagtgtgtgtgtgattatttgtttgtgtgagtgagagggagtgtgagtgagtgagtgagtgagtgagtgagtgagtgagtgagagggagtgtgagtgagtgagtgagtgagtgagtgagagggagtgtgtgtgtgattatttgtttgtgtgagtgagagggagtgtatgtgtgtgcgtctgtgtgagagggagtgtgtgtgtgattatttgtttgtgtgagtgagagggagtgtgtgtgcaaatgaatATCCCATTGGTTGTTTTTCCTTGCCTATGAGAGTAAgagtgaaagtgagagaaagacagtgtgTGTCTTTAAAAAAGAGACTGTAAGAGTATGTGACTGTAAGGgtgaaagtatgtgtgtgtgtgtgtgtgtgtgtgtgtgagagagagagagagagggagagagagggacagagagaatgatTTATTGAGGTTATTGCAGTATAAATGCAAGGACTGActgtacactacagtacattaacactgcactgagagagaggttaatacagtatatacacactgactgacgGGACACAACAGtgcattaacactgcactgagagagagaggtgtgtgtgtgagagagagagagagagagagagagagagagtggtttGTGGTTTAGatgcacacacccactctgCTTTTCTGACTTACACTGGTCTCATTGATTCAGTCCTCCTCAGgaactgacacaaacacacacacgcacacacacacacagacagcgtccctcacacactctgcCCTGCACCTGGCTTTCCTCCTCTGGCTCCTGCTGTGTCCAGCCTTCGGACCATGGTTCTGTATCACCGCGAGTTCGAGAAGGCGGGCCGGTCCGCCGGGCTGCAGGTCTGGCGGATCGAGAGCATGGAACTGGTGCCCATCCCGGACGCCCTGCACGGCAGCTTCTACGTGGGCGACGCCTACCTGATCCTACACACCGCCAAGCAGAAGGACGCCTGCTTCTACAACCTGCACTTCTGGCTGGGTGAGTGAGCTGCCCCTCCACACGGGGCCGTCAGGGGGGTTTACCCGCCCGAAACCAAACCCCCTGCACAGCTGCGTGCAAACACATGTGGTGTTACATGTGGTGTTACATATGTAAGAAATTAGGGAGTTTTAATGTGGAGACACGGAGATTGTTGACACAATAGCATTGACATGGTGCTGTaaattagctagccagctttaGCAATCTCTTCTGAAGGGATCAACACTGCCTGCCATGGCAAGTTTGTGTAGGCAACAGTTTTAAATTGACATCCAAAGGGATTATAATGATATAGATTGCATAGatattcatgtctttttttaaggAAGCTCAGACCCTTTGTAATATAGCAATTGCCAGGGGTACATTAGCTCGTTTTGTTCTCGTTAGACgctaataaaaaatatgtatggcACATGGACTATGGTAAAGGGTAAAGTCTGTCCATGTCACTTACTCACAATGTTTggacatacatgcatatatttcacAAATGCTCAAGATTTGAAGATGCCAACACTAGTGGGCCACACAGATAATCTCAGATGTCTGTTGGTGCAGAAAGAGCACAGGGACTTTGCTGGGTGATGGCATTCATTGTGTCATGAAGTAAAACTAATGCTACCAACAAGCTGCTAATAATACAACCAGCTGTTCGGCTTGTCTCACAGCAGCAACCTCTGCAGTTGTAGAAGCACTGAAGTGATATGAATGTAGTCCTCTGATACATTCCCACACAACCaatagctatttttcacactaataagtcccacagtgcaccacagtgtgGTGGGTGCCCATTGGAGGATAGTGACCTGCACCAACAGGTGCCTGAGTACccgcagggtgcctgagagcagagagaccaGAAAACCATGGCAACATACCCACACCTAATCAATGAAGCCAGTTTATTCCACAGCTGTGAGCTTCTGGACATTGTCAGCTGATGGCTCCACCATTTCAAAACCAGGGCTCAGGCTGTTCTTGGGTCAAGCACCTTGCTGAGCCTCTCGGAAGCCCAGCGATTGGCTCATTACCATGATTACACAAACTAACGTCTCtactgtggacacacacagattatATCTAACTCTTTACACTTCTTTCAACATACCATTGCatggcagaaacacacatgtgaTGTCCAGTGAAACTTGAAAGGTGTATAACAAGACGATTCAAAAGAAGAATCAGTTGACTGCTTGCTATTTCTGGTACTGAAAAATCCATAGTACTTGGATGTTGCCTTGTCCTCACTCTTATCAATAATTAAATGTCTGAGGTTGAAGAGTGTGACGTGCTTCTGTCTCATATCATTCTGCAAGAGCTTTggcttttttttatcaattccAATACATGCTGCTATCCACAAAGTTAGAATAACACCGTGCAGCGCAAGGTGTGAGAATATGCAAGCACTGCAGTGCAACTGCATGGCGTCGTCCAAGAGACCTGTCTGCAGGACATCCACTAAAACAGTACGTGACACATCAAGCCAGGCTCTAAGAATGCAAAGATCAAATGGCGTGATGGCGTGAACCTAATTTACAAATAATGAAGATGTTATTCTGCAAAAGACCTCTGTTGGTTTTCACACTGATAGAAATTGAATTGAAGCTGAAGTTACATttatatcacttttttttttcgtttaaCAGgcactcttatacagagcagaTTGCAAAGCAAGTTGAATTGAATCGTGAACTTGTTATGTGAGGCTATTACGTGGGTCTGTTAGGATGAGAAAACTCTTTACACAAGGACCATTTATTGGCCTAGAAGAGGACTCTATTTCTGCCTCTCAAGGACATGTTGCAACCATTGTTTGACTGCCCCTGAATTCTAATGAAATCTAAtggtttttatttctcttaGAAAACTGGAGGTGAAGGTGCAGTCAAAGACAGATTCATTGTGTAGTTATAACTACACCAAGACTCTTTAACTTCTCTAACTGTAATGTGTTACTGATATTGCACCATAGACTGaaacacatggaaaacatgcatttcacttcCATCTTTACCTGTCCTGTACTTGTGTCAGTAACTCTGCCTTTAATTGCACCTTAACTATATCTCCTCCCGTATTTATACTTGTAACTATActtgtatctgtgtgtacaACTTTACCTCTAACCGTAACTGTAGTTACACCTGTCCCCGTAGCTTCACCTATAGCTCTAACTGTAGCTGAATGTGTACCTGTACCTGTTACCTGTGCAGGTAAGGAGTGCAGCCAGGATGAGAGCACCTCGGCGGCCATCTTTGCTGTGCAGCTGGATGACTACCTGAAGGGAAAGCCAGTGCAGTACCGCGAGCTGCAGGGCTTTGAGTCGGCCACCTTCTCCAGCTACTTCAAAGCAGGAATCACTTACAAAGTACAGTGCCTCTATTAACCCTGTGTGTGCCTCTTACCATGCACCCCAAAGGCCTTACATCCCTGAGCCCGCAGAGGACTGTCTAGCTGCCCTGCTTCAGATACAGCACCAGACTCCTGCTTACTGTCTTGCACAGAGCATGCCACTcaaacatttaactttttaaaaagaggttAAGGtcaaaaaggttaaaaaaggGTAAATGGTCAAATCCAATCTTTTGCTCTGTGGATgtatgaaaataacaaatttggaattgatgcaaaaaaaaaaacccaactcCATTCCAACAGCTGAAGAGATGTGTGTGATATTTAATCTTTAACATCTTTTGATTGGTTAATACATTAGTAGTTATAAATAATGTCAGCGTGCACTgttataatgataaaattaataatgattattacTGATATTATTAATTGTTCTGAAACATGCCTCTGCTGCTGATCAGGAAATGCATCTTCttctatttttgtctttttataacTGTCATTTCGAGTGCACTCTCTGTTTTATTGCCCACGAATGCTCACCACATTCTTTCCCAGTTGCAAAGTTTTTGGCAGAACTAAATTTGGGTCAAAGACGTGCTCTGTTCATCCCACAGAGGAAATGTTTCACAACCAGAAAGTACAGTATTTAGTTAATCTTCTCTTtgattaaatacatatatatttacataaacaatCTTTTAACATAAGTgtttagccccccccccccccccccccttttacggtcaaaatattacatattttagcCATGTAGAATGTTCTTCTGGTTGGGGTTTGTGAGAAGCTTGGCAGGAGCCTAGCAGTGCAGGCCGTGACTGGGACGAGGGAGCgggatggagagagaagctctttttccagagaaatattgagagagagggatgaaaa
Encoded here:
- the LOC118769207 gene encoding transmembrane protein 106B-like gives rise to the protein MGKSFSQLPKHKDDSQDDLTSASEYSDTHGEDGKGGDVSQFPYVEFTGRDSVTCPTCQGTGRIPRGQENQLVALIPYSDQRLRPRRTKLYVTASVSVCLLLSGLAVFFLFPRSIDVSYVGVKSVFVNYDQGKRIVYLNVTNTLNITNNNYYSVEVANITAQVQFSKTVIGKSRVSNVTTIRPLDMQQIDYMVPTIIADEMSYMYDYCTLQTIKVHNIVVMMQVTVTTAYFGHAEQVSQEMYQYVDCGGNTTSLHGRPKVSNILPPPE